The window GCTACAACCAGGCCTGGGACGCGCCGAACCTGTTCGTGATCGACGGCGCCGCCATGCCGTCATCCGCTTGCCAGAACCCGTCCCTGACCTACATGGCCCTCACCGCCCGCGCCTGCCACTACGCGCTCTGGGCAAAGAACCGCGGCGAACTCTAGCAGCCGACGGGACTAGGTCGACCGGGCGAGGGCATCGGCGATCTGCTCCATCTCCGCCATCGTGTTGTACATGTGCGGGCAGAGGCGGATGCCCGGGAACACGCCCCGGCGGAGCGCTCCCGCGACGCCGTATTCCTCGTAGATCCGGTTGTAGATCTCCGTGTGGTCGTCGACCCCCAGTTCCGCGATGACCACGCCCCCGCCGAGGCCCGGTACGTCCGACGTGTGGAACTTCACCTCGGGGATGCGCTCGCGGATCGCCGCCTTGAGCCCGGTCGCGAGGGCGCGCATGCGGGCCTCGATCTCCGCGGCTCCGATCGCCTCGTGGAACTCCACCGTCGTCCCCACGCCCGCCACCGCCGCGTCGTCCCGCTGGCCGTACGTGCCGAACTTGTCGGCCCCACCTCCCGCGACCGCGCCCTCCCAGCCCACGCCGACGTCGCTCGGCCACAACTCTGCGACCCGATCGGCCCGGACATAGAGGACCCCGGCTTCCTTGGGTCCGCAGAACCACTTGTGGGCGCTCCCCGTGTACGAGTCGCAGCCCATGGCGTGCAGGTCGACTTCCACCGCGCCGAAGCTCTGCGCCCCGTCCATGTGCACGTAGATGCCGCGGTCGCCCGCGATGTCGCACAGACGCCGCGCCGGCAGTTCGACCCCCGAGATGTTCGAGATCTGCGTGACCGCGAGCACCCGCGTCCGGTCGGTGAAGGCGCTCACGAAGGCGTCGATCAGTTCGTCCTCCGTCTCGGGCACGGGCGGCGTCGTCACGCGGATCACCTTGTAGCCCCAGCGGTCGGCCCGGACGTCCCACGCCACGTTGTTCGTGGGATGGTTCTGGTCCCACAGCACGACCTCGTCTCCCGCGCCCAGCGTGAGCCCGTTGATGACGGTGTTGTTGCTCTCCGAGGTGTTGCGGGTGATCACGATCTCCCCGGGCGAGGCGCCGAGCAGCCGCGCGAGCGCCTCCACGGACTCCTCGGCGAGCGCGTTGAACTTGGCCCGGTTGTGGAACGAGGCATCCCGGTCGATGTCGCGCGTGTACGCGAACACCGCCTCCTGTACCGGCCAGGGCGAGGGGCAGAGATTCGCCGCGTTCACCAGGATAAGACCGGGACGGAGCGGGAACTGGGACTTCACCATCTCCCAGAAGGACTCGTCCTCCGTCCCCAGGAAGTCTCGCCGCGCCGACAGTTCATCGAGGCTGAGACCGGGCCTCGACGGCGCCCGGGTCCAGGCCGGCGTCGCCGCGAGAGCGGCCCCCGCTGCGGCGCGCTTGAGGAATCGGCGGCGGTCGGGCATGTGGGTCGCGTCGGTGGGCGAGCGAGTCGTCAC of the Candidatus Palauibacter australiensis genome contains:
- a CDS encoding aminotransferase class V-fold PLP-dependent enzyme, giving the protein MTTRSPTDATHMPDRRRFLKRAAAGAALAATPAWTRAPSRPGLSLDELSARRDFLGTEDESFWEMVKSQFPLRPGLILVNAANLCPSPWPVQEAVFAYTRDIDRDASFHNRAKFNALAEESVEALARLLGASPGEIVITRNTSESNNTVINGLTLGAGDEVVLWDQNHPTNNVAWDVRADRWGYKVIRVTTPPVPETEDELIDAFVSAFTDRTRVLAVTQISNISGVELPARRLCDIAGDRGIYVHMDGAQSFGAVEVDLHAMGCDSYTGSAHKWFCGPKEAGVLYVRADRVAELWPSDVGVGWEGAVAGGGADKFGTYGQRDDAAVAGVGTTVEFHEAIGAAEIEARMRALATGLKAAIRERIPEVKFHTSDVPGLGGGVVIAELGVDDHTEIYNRIYEEYGVAGALRRGVFPGIRLCPHMYNTMAEMEQIADALARST